One part of the Humulus lupulus chromosome 9, drHumLupu1.1, whole genome shotgun sequence genome encodes these proteins:
- the LOC133799444 gene encoding F-box protein At2g17036-like, whose product MDSDWTEIPTHILELILEKIEPAIDFIRFGAVCREWRCAMKDNLQQRIKTLHNRYRYFQVPMLLTSTTEDDNTWNMYNVMNNKFLETKLVVPYDKRFCGSSKGWVVTVNKDWTVTLYKPFSMVQYGNNNADTCVIQLPPLFPMEYEEGVEPYDPLEDFPNDYDIYIDPENVYYFHVYKALITHDPLANPDECIVVVIFSDMNELAFIRLSHDGGPQTWIKIEPKFFSEDILFYNDLFYAVMGDGSLRSFDLRCSSVNSTIRELAHAIPWITNSGKRYLVESYGHIIMVERFIGFEQVKIKGRKTKSFKVWRYCFDSNTWIQIESLGQMSFFVGDNSSLSILASSFTGLQPNCIYFTHDVDGLYGSSRPPIISDLGLYNLENGEFKLHFTIESDLLKKMNNRPPVWLVPTL is encoded by the exons ATGGATTCGG ATTGGACTGAGATTCCAACACATATCTTAGAGTTAATTTTGGAAAAAATAGAACCAGCAATTGATTTTATACGATTTGGTGCTGTTTGTCGTGAATGGCGTTGTGCGATGAAGGATAATCTACAACAACGAATCAAAACGTTACATAATCGATATAGATATTTCCAGGTTCCAATGCTTCTAACTTCTACTACTGAAGATGACAACACATGGAATATGTATAATGTTATGAACAATAAGTTTTTAGAGACAAAACTTGTAGTGCCATATGATAAACGGTTTTGTGGCTCTTCAAAGGGTTGGGTGGTAACTGTGAATAAAGATTGGACAGTAACACTCTACAAACCTTTTTCTATGGTTCAATATGGGAATAATAATGCTGACACATGCGTTATTCAACTTCCACCCTTATTTCCTATGGAGTACGAAGAAGGTGTTGAACCATATGATCCTCTAGAAGATTTTCCGAATGACTACGATATATATATTGATCCTGAAAATGTTTATTACTTCCATGTTTACAAGGCACTGATTACACATGATCCCTTAGCGAATCCAGATGAATGCATCGTTGTAGTAATATTTAGCGACATGAACGAGTTGGCATTCATTAGACTCTCACATGATGGTGGCCCCCAAACTTGGATAAAAATAGAGCCAAAATTTTTTTCAGAAGATATTTTGTTTtataatgatttattttatgcGGTAATGGGAGACGGTAGCTTAAGATCTTTCGATCTTAGATGCTCTAGTGTCAACTCAACAATAAGGGAACTTGCTCATGCGATTCCATGGATAACTAATTCTGGTAAGAGATATCTGGTGGAATCATACGGACATATCATAATGGTTGAAAGATTTATTGGGTTCGAACAAGTCAAGATTAAAGGTCGAAAAACGAAATCATTTAAAGTTTGGAGGTATTGTTTTGACTCTAACACTTGGATTCAAATTGAAAGTCTTGGTCAAATGTCCTTTTTCGTGGGTGACAACTCCTCATTATCGATTTTGGCTTCTAGTTTTACGGGGCTTCAACCAAATTGTATTTATTTTACTCATGATGTGGACGGGTTATATGGTTCATCGAGGCCTCCTATAATTTCAGATTTAGGCCTATATAATCTTGAGAATGGCGAGTTTAAATTACATTTTACTATTGAATCAGATTTACTGAAGAAAATGAATAATCGACCCCCTGTTTGGCTTGTACCCACACTCTAG
- the LOC133801337 gene encoding uncharacterized protein LOC133801337 — translation MAAVSDPSATPDNFTSYQNKNNMVEFIQPFNMIAVCVTSTEDSIKKVWSATGKDTIISQRKGAIYVEVPSPKMMITTNTHALEFKIDMKVKAGPQEWFILHIQSCLPVATLHSELELQDFFLHLIRI, via the exons ATGGCCGCTGTTTCAGACCCTTCAGCAACCCCAGATAATTTTACCTCATATCAA aacaagaacaacatgGTGGAGTTCATCCAACCATTCAATATGATTGCAGTTTGTGTCACCAGTACAGAGGACTCAATCAAGAAGGTTTGGTCCGCCACAGGAAAAGACACTATAATAAGTCAAAGAAAAGGTGCAATATATGTGGAAGTACCTTCACCAAAGATGATGATTACGACCAACACACATGCATTAGAGTTCAAG ATTGATATGAAAGTGAAAGCGGGGCCTCAAGAGTGGTTCATCTTGCATATCCAGTCTTGTCTTCCTGTTGCTACACTACACTCAGAACTTGAACTTCAAG ATTTCTTTTTACACTTGATAAGAATATGA